GCCTTTCTCGCGAACAATGAATTCATTACGCTATGCATATTGGCAGAAATTATATGAATCGGTCTGCCCAATAACCCATGTTTTTTTAGGGCCTCTTTAATGTTATTGGCCCAACGCTCTCCATGAATATGATGACCCAGCCTTTCCCGTAACAACGAACTAAAAGTTACCGCTCGTTTTTCTCCTGTAACTTCTTCTTCTAACGCCAATTTACCGAGCCAATAAACAATCTTAAGAAAACGTTCCGGATTGTCCTTGGTCGCAAATTTCCCATATACCTCGACGATTTCTTCAAAAGACCTTCCCAAAATATTTGCAGTATGTATCAGTGCTATTTCACGCTCTTCTTGGGTGATTTTATCTTTACTCACCGTCTTCTCGAGTTTTGACCAATCTCTTATGGTCTTTTCCGTTTCGGGAATAAGAACACGCTTGCATATTTTATCGGACTCAATGAATAAAAACGTTAAGTGCGTAAGAATATCATAAATATCCGATCGGCCACGGGTAATTTCGATATTCATTTGCTCATCGTCTATTCGATAGCAATTTCGCCTTCTTTTTGGTGGAATAATAGGTGCTATGTGCGATATGCCAAAACCTTCGTCCGATGTAAGGTTGATAAACCTACATTGTTCTATTCCTTCTGGAAGTCTTTCCAAGACATAAATAAGACCATTGAGTTCTGCCTTGTCCTCCGCTACTGAGCCATAAATTTCTGGCCGTAAGGACAGCAGGGCGTTTTTGAGGGCCTCTCCTGATACACCGTTCGGTTTGTAGAAACCTCTATTGAATAGATGTCTCATGGTAACGTAAAGACGTTCTATGGCATTTGTAGATTCTTGCGCTCTAGTGGTAGTGATTGCTTTTCCCATAAATATTTCCTACAAAATTACAATTAAAGATCTATTACGCTTACTTTAATTCTCTTTTTGCGCTAATAGTACATCTGCAACCTTTCTATCGTTAGAAAGTCGCTGTACTTTATTTTGTCCGCCAAGTTTTCCAATGGACCTCATATATTCCTGAAAACCGTTCTTTTTAATCGAGGAGATTTTCAGGGTCTGCAGAATGTTGCCTGCTATCAAATCATAGTAGTAACTATTCTGTTGTTGAAGCGATTTATCTAAGGTTTCAATGAAATCCTTCATGTTAGACGGTTTTCTTTCGAACTCAATGAGCCATTCATGATAGGGCAGCTCATTTTCAGCAGGAGTAATTTGGGGTGCAACGGTGAATTCATTGACTTTAGCATCGGTTTGATCCATGGCTTCTTGCATTGCCTGCTCCACTTCTTTGGCTATAACATGTTCCCCAAATGCCGAAATAAAGTGTTTAATTCTTCCAGATACTATTATTTTAAAGGGCTCGATAGAAATAAACCGAATGGTATCTCCTAAATTGTACCCCCACAGACCTGCATCGGTGGAAATAATCATAACGTAATCTATATGCAACTCCACCTCTTGCAACGTAATTCGTTTCCTGTCTTCTTCAAAGAAAGTATCTGCCTTTATAAATTCGTAAAATATTCCGGAATCCAAAAGCAGAAGCATTCCGTTTTCCTTTTGAGAATTCTGATACGCAAAAAAACCTTCACTGGCCGGAAATAGCTCAATGCTCGCCACTTTCCTTCCTATAAGTTCCTCAAACTTCTTCTTGTAAGGACCATAGTTCACTCCTCCATAAATAAAAAGTTCAAAATTTTTGAACAAATCTCCAATATTCCGATTGGTTTTTTCTTTGAGTCTTTCAAAGTACATTTGCACCCATGAGGGAATCCCCGCAATTACCGTCATGTTCTGCCCCACCGTTTCCTCCACGACCGCGTTCACCTTTTCCTCCCAGTCTTCAATGCAATTCGTTTCCCAAGAAGGCAGTCTATTCTTTTGCAGGTAACTCGGCACGTAATGTGCCGAAATTCCAGAAAGCCTCCCTAGCTTAATTCCATTTTTCTCCTGTAGGACAGGACTGCCCTGCAAGAATATCATTTTACCGTCTACAAAACCCGTATTACCCGTTTCATGAATATAACCTAATATAGCGTCTCTTGATGCATTTACCTGATTCTTTATAGAGGACGCCGTAATGGGTATGTACTTGGCCCCAGAAGTAGTGCCAGAAGTTTTTGCAAAGTATACAGGTTTCCCCGGCCACAACACATTTTCCTTACCCTCTATGACTTGGCCTACGTATGGTTTAAGTTCCTCGTAGTCTCGTACAGGCACACGAGAAATAAAATCTGAATGGTTCTTTATTTCCTTGAAACGGTGGTCAATGCCAAAAGTGGTGTCCTTCGCCTTTCTTATTAAATCTTCAAAAACTTTATCCTGGGTCTTAAAAGGACGTTTGGACCATGATGCGGTCTTACGTGCAATTTTGTAAGCAAAAATCTTAGCGGCTAATCCTTTTAATGACATGGGGTGCTAATTAAAATCTATAAAATCGGACGGATTCACCGGGTTACCGTTATCCCATAGTTCAAAATGTAAATGGGGTCCGGTGGTCAGTTCACCCGTATTACCCACAGAGGCTATAACTTCACCAGAGCGGACTATTGCGCCTTGAAACTTATCTAATGACCCATTATGCTTATACACACTTAAAAGACCGCCTTTATGTTCCAGGATAATTACGTAACCCGTATCTGCTGTCCATTCCGCAAAAATCACTGTCCCATTAGCAACAGCCTTTACTGGCGTGTCTATAGGGGCAACAATATCTACGGCATAATGTTTTTTCTGGGCGTCAAAATTCATGGTAACAGTGCCGGTGATCGGCGGAAATAACACGAGAATGCTTTTTGCGGTTGTGCGCTCAAATAAATTGTATTTATCCTCCAAAGCTACCTCAGCCCTTAGGAGCGAATCTTCCTTGGTAGGTGTCAAATCAATGGATGTTGGGTCTATTTTAAATTGATCGAATAAGGAATCCCTGTTAATTTCATTATTTTCGATGTCTCCCTTCAATACCATTCTAATATTATCTAAATACTTATTGGTATAATTCAAAATCCGTACTAAAGAGTCTGTTTTATAGGTAAGTTCGGTGGCCTGTTTCTTAAGTCTAGTAGAAGAATAGCCAGGGATATACTCCCTTAGCGGGGTAAAGGCTATTAATAAAATGGTGAAACCTATAAGCCCTATCATAAAAAGAGAACCGGTAACAAAAACGTTGAGCCGGCTTAGTTTGAAGGATATCTTTTCCTCAAAAGTATTTTCATTAAGAATAACCAAGCGATACTTATGAAGTAGTTTTCGCTTAATTTCCTTTCTCTTTTTTACTTTTTTAGCCATTACAACAAAGATAAACTTACCAAGGTAAATAGCATTGATTCGTCAGCAAAAATCTATACCTGTCTTTGTAATCGACTTAAAATCAGCAAATAAAGGCACAAAAACTCTTGCGGACAATTAATACATGGCAGGATGCGTTAATATCTTAGCAAGCTATTTTAGTTTTTAGTACCTTTGTTACTCTTATAAAAGATATTGATATGACATTTTCTAATATAATTCTGGCTATTGGCCCATGGCAAATAGCAATTGTTGTTCTCGTAGTGCTATTGTTGTTTGGAGGAAAGAAAATCCCCGAATTAATGCGCGGTTTAGGAAGCGGTATTAAAGAATTCAAAGATGCCTCAAAAGAAGATGAAAATTTAGAAGAACCCAAGAAAGAGTAGTCCTTCTCCCAATTTAAATTTATCATGCGCCAATTAAACTGGCGCTTTTTTTATTTCATTTTTTCTTTATCACTATCTATTTACTTACCCATCAATAATTACCAAATATCTGGTGTGCAATACTACGTTTTAACGCTTGCCCATTTCCTAAAGTAAACAAGATTGCTGTTTACACGACAAAAACCAGCTCTTTCACAACAAAAAATAAATCGGTCGAGGCCTAACTTGTATTTTCGGTTTTTGGATACCGCAAACAAATGGCCGGTGCTCCATAATGAAGACAACTTTTAATGTACTTCTAAACATGAAGATGATGTATACCCCTATAAAAAATATTTTAACGCTTCTCTTTGTGGCGTTCACTTTGATCATCAACGGACAAGGTCTTAACGATTTATCCGTACAGGAAGAATCTCCTAGTACAATAGACCATAATTTTACCGAAGATGCCGACCAATCAGCACAAGATGAGGATTCCTTCCTGCGAGCTGCCGACGCCAACGACATTCCGCAGCGCACATTTTCCAATTTAAAGGACGCTACCGATGGATATTATGTGATATCCATGGTGCTTAGTTCTGATAAGAATTTAAAAAGAGCTATAAAAAAACATAAAAGAAAAGGGTTTGAGCCAGGTTATATCTTTATTCAAGACAAGGGTCTTTACTACTATTACCTCAAGAGTTACAACGATTGGCAACCAGCAATTGAAGACGTTAATTCAAAATTCGATAATACTTACAAAGACAATGTCTGGATTCTTAAAATAGATGATAGTGAGCCAAACCGGGCATTGGCCGTCAATAACAGTTCCAATCAACCAGTCTTGGAGAACGAAATAAGTAATGAAATTGCTGGAAATATAATTTTAGAAAAAGAAGTTTCCGAAAAATCAGCCAATAAGGATAAGCTTGTTAAGCGTGCCGATGAATATTTCAATAAAATGTGGTACGCTGAAGCGGCAAAATTATATGAAATGGCCTTGAATAAAAGTCAAGACAATTATTCATACCAAGTATTACAAAAAGCTGGAGATGCGCACTATTTCAACACGAACATGGAGCAGGCTTACAAATGGTACAATATACTATATGAGAACTACAGTGATGAGATGTCCGCGGATAATATCTTTAAATACGCTCATTCGCTAAAAGGAACGGGTAATTACGCAAGATCAAAGAAATTGATGCGCCTCTACAATAAAAGATTAAAAGCTTCAAGCGAGCCGGCTAGCGCCTTTAACAAACAAAGAGAAATAGAACTTGACAATATTCTGAATACCGAGAAGAAATTTGATATCAAAAATCTAAAAATCAATTCAGAAAACTCAGAATTTTCTCCTATGTTCTTTGGAGAAGATGTCGTTTTTGCTTCTGCTATGGACTCCTCCGTTTTTAATACCAGGCGGTATAAATGGAATAATCAGCCCTATTTGGACCTCTACGTTTCTAAGCTAAATGAAGAATCACAAGAATTGAAGAACGCCGTTAAATTCTCAAAGAAAGTCAATACCAAATATCATGAAGCTTCCGTAGCTTTTTCTCCAGACAATGAGACCATGTATTTTACGCGTAACAATTACGGAAAGAAGCTAAAGCGAGACAAGAAAGGTATCAACCACCTTAAAATTTATCGTTCTAAAAAGGTTAACGGTGAATGGTTAGAGGCAACGGAAGTTTCCTTTAATAGTGACGCCTATTCTACTGGGCACCCAGCTATAAGCTCGGATGGCAAGAAAATGTATTTTGTATCCGATATGCCTGGATCTCTTGGGGAAACAGATATTTTTGTCGTTGATATCAATGAAGATGGCTCGTTTTCAGAACCACGGAATTTAGGTCCAGAAATTAATACGGAGCAAAAAGAAATGTTCCCCTTTATTAATGATAAAAAGTTCTATTTCTCATCGGACGGACATACAGGTTTGGGAGGACTGGACGTTTTTGAAGCTTCTTTTGATGCCGAAAAAGGATTTACTGAAGTACGAAACCTTGGCAAACCTATAAATAGCAATAAAGACGATTTCTCCTATATCGTAGATGAGGAGACTCAAAAAGGCTATTTCGCCTCCAATAGGGATGGTGGAAAGGGAGATGATGACATCTATTCCTTTAAACGACTTGTTTTAGAAGAAATTCCTGAGAATAAAAACGCTATTGCTGGGGTTGTTACAGAGCTCATTACGGGTGATTTAATGCCTAAGGCCATGGTAGAATTACTGGATGAAAACAATATTAAGCTCAAGGAGGTAGAAACCGCGGAGGATGGCAGTTTCATATTCGAAGATTTAGATTCTAACACAAGGTACACTTTAAGAACTACAGGTGGTGACACTTATTTTGAAGATGAAAGGGAAACCGCTACAGAGGATAATACAACGGTAAATGTAGAAGTTAAGCTAAGAAAGCTTCAAGAAATGATAACTGTTGAGAATGGTATACGCAAGCTTAAGACAGAAATGATTCACTTTAATTTTGATAAGTCTTACATAAGGCCTGATGCCGCTAATGAACTTGATAAGTTAGTAGAAGTAATGAACGAATATCCTGATATGGTCATAAAGGTAGAATCCCATACAGATTCCAGGGGTAGTGCGGTTTATAACAAATACCTGTCCGGTAAAAGAGCCGAGTCTACAAGAGACTATATTATTTCTAAGGGAATTGCGCCAGAGCGTATACAAAGTGCTACTGGTTATGGAGAGGAAAGACTCTTAAATGGCTGTGATGGAAGCGTAGCCTGTACTGAACAGAACCACTACTTAAACCGTAGGTCAGAATTTATCATCGTAGAAATGTAAATAGTACCAAGATAAACTAGAAGAAAGCCATGGATTCACGTCTATGGCTTTTTGCTTTTGTTTCAATTTGTAAATTATCTAGGAGCATTTCTGAACTCGATTATCCAATAAAGCCTAACAATTTCCACTTATGTCATTTAGACTCTCAATGAGATTATTACATACTTGAGTATATTGTAATATTCCATAAAAAAACCGTTAAACCTATAATTCAACCACTTGTAGATTATTTATAATACGCTTTTCCCTTTCATAGTTTTTATAATCCATTGGTCTAGTCTATTCGCTATTGCAAAAGACATATCGGATATTTATAGCTTAGAAAGCTATAAATGTTCAGGTATGGAAAAAATTATACTCGTAAAAGAAATATATCTTGAGGCTTTTAAAAATTGGAAGAGCTACATCCTAGAAAATTATTTCAAAGTTTTTTCTTGGCTGTGTTTTGCGCTTTTAGCACTAGCCATTTATGCTTTTGTCTTTAGGGTGTCTACCGGATTTTCCTTCAGTAACCTATAAAAGTTAAAACAAATAAGAACAAAAAACGCCAGTGAAATTTCACTGGCGTTTTTTATATATCCTTAATATTACTTTTCTGTAAAACGCACCGTTTTCATAATGGCTTCCAGTTCAAACATATAATCTCTCTTCTCCGTTGCAGGGGCAAAGGTAAAACCTTCCAGCACTAATTTTCTGTTGTTCGGTTTATCATTAATGATATAGGTTAAAAAAGGGCCTGCCATAGGATATCCGGACATTTCCCAAATACCTCTGACCTCAGCTGCTTTTCTGCCAGCTATTTCTACAGGGAAAACATAGGGCGAAAAGGCCTTCTCCGTTATCATATAATTTTCCTTTCCGGGAATGTCTTCGCCAGGTATGAACAGTCTCCCGATGGAATCTCTCATACTTACGATATCTTGCACAAATGTAGAATCGTTCTTAAAGGTATCCCAAGGCACACTGTACGCAATAATGTTCATGTTACCCTTCTGAATCTGACGGTCTATCCAAACAAAGTCTTTTTCTTCACGACCTACTTTATAAATTGATGGTACGTTCAATTCAACACCAAAATTGTTCTGTAGGGCCTTTTCTTTACTTAGCGATTTTAAGAACCTCTTTTGAGCCTCATCCAATTCCAATTTCTTAAAAGCCTCGATAAATTCCGGTGCCTTTTTGTTGAGGTTAGTAATGATTTCATCCTTGGTTCTACCCTTGATTACACCTACTTTTTGTGGCTTAGCGTACATGTTCTTTTTCATATGGGCTATGCTCAGGGAGTCTTCCATAACATAAAGAACGGCCCTTGTATTCCTTACCGCTCCAGAAAATACTTGCGGTGGTATTTGGGTAATGCTAAATAAGGCTTCGTCCCAGGTAAGGCCTAGTGCGGGAGCAGCAAAATTCTCTCGAATTCTATCCCCCACCTCGCTATTCCATAACTCGTTGTCTATAACTACCGTTAAGGTGTTGTAAGCGCCTATGGAATTGGGCAAGTAATCCTTTTTTTCTCCTTCTTCACAAGAGGATAACAGCAAAAAGGTGAAAATGGGCAAGAAAAATAATTTTTTCATTTTGTATTTCTGTTTACGATGAACAATCGCACAATTTAAGTTTTGTGCCTGGTTTTAAATTGTTACCACTAATACCGTTCCATTCTCGTAAATTGTCAATACTAACTCCAGGATATTTTCTAGAAATGGTCCAAAGCGAATCACCACTCCTCACTTCGTGTACGCGAGAATTGCTAGAAGTAGCTGTTCTAGAAGGGGTCTTTTTCGGTGTTATTGCCGCTACCACACTTTTT
This genomic window from Maribacter sp. MJ134 contains:
- a CDS encoding DUF6909 family protein yields the protein MGKAITTTRAQESTNAIERLYVTMRHLFNRGFYKPNGVSGEALKNALLSLRPEIYGSVAEDKAELNGLIYVLERLPEGIEQCRFINLTSDEGFGISHIAPIIPPKRRRNCYRIDDEQMNIEITRGRSDIYDILTHLTFLFIESDKICKRVLIPETEKTIRDWSKLEKTVSKDKITQEEREIALIHTANILGRSFEEIVEVYGKFATKDNPERFLKIVYWLGKLALEEEVTGEKRAVTFSSLLRERLGHHIHGERWANNIKEALKKHGLLGRPIHIISANMHSVMNSLFARKALEAEFPNSDSLEIYEALSSSGNTSLRQKVQDVAEKNGMISLKDTSGTNIDVQIFDLAKLTEDACCYDSPEATDAKKPVIFVMDYAFGEQAYETIDEFLKPFGNKKKKAIFLNVDSISIMGKAGILEGGKGDLMIPSAHIFEGTADNYPFKNELCAKDFEGYDLKVFEGTMVTVLGTSLQNKDILKFFHKSTWNVIGLEMEGVHYQKAIQSASKIRKSIKSDVKVRYAYYASDNPLETGSTLASGGLGTTGVKPTYLITDRILKQIFNS
- a CDS encoding GH3 auxin-responsive promoter family protein, giving the protein MSLKGLAAKIFAYKIARKTASWSKRPFKTQDKVFEDLIRKAKDTTFGIDHRFKEIKNHSDFISRVPVRDYEELKPYVGQVIEGKENVLWPGKPVYFAKTSGTTSGAKYIPITASSIKNQVNASRDAILGYIHETGNTGFVDGKMIFLQGSPVLQEKNGIKLGRLSGISAHYVPSYLQKNRLPSWETNCIEDWEEKVNAVVEETVGQNMTVIAGIPSWVQMYFERLKEKTNRNIGDLFKNFELFIYGGVNYGPYKKKFEELIGRKVASIELFPASEGFFAYQNSQKENGMLLLLDSGIFYEFIKADTFFEEDRKRITLQEVELHIDYVMIISTDAGLWGYNLGDTIRFISIEPFKIIVSGRIKHFISAFGEHVIAKEVEQAMQEAMDQTDAKVNEFTVAPQITPAENELPYHEWLIEFERKPSNMKDFIETLDKSLQQQNSYYYDLIAGNILQTLKISSIKKNGFQEYMRSIGKLGGQNKVQRLSNDRKVADVLLAQKEN
- a CDS encoding M23 family metallopeptidase; its protein translation is MAKKVKKRKEIKRKLLHKYRLVILNENTFEEKISFKLSRLNVFVTGSLFMIGLIGFTILLIAFTPLREYIPGYSSTRLKKQATELTYKTDSLVRILNYTNKYLDNIRMVLKGDIENNEINRDSLFDQFKIDPTSIDLTPTKEDSLLRAEVALEDKYNLFERTTAKSILVLFPPITGTVTMNFDAQKKHYAVDIVAPIDTPVKAVANGTVIFAEWTADTGYVIILEHKGGLLSVYKHNGSLDKFQGAIVRSGEVIASVGNTGELTTGPHLHFELWDNGNPVNPSDFIDFN
- the tatA gene encoding twin-arginine translocase TatA/TatE family subunit, with translation MTFSNIILAIGPWQIAIVVLVVLLLFGGKKIPELMRGLGSGIKEFKDASKEDENLEEPKKE
- a CDS encoding OmpA family protein, producing the protein MKTTFNVLLNMKMMYTPIKNILTLLFVAFTLIINGQGLNDLSVQEESPSTIDHNFTEDADQSAQDEDSFLRAADANDIPQRTFSNLKDATDGYYVISMVLSSDKNLKRAIKKHKRKGFEPGYIFIQDKGLYYYYLKSYNDWQPAIEDVNSKFDNTYKDNVWILKIDDSEPNRALAVNNSSNQPVLENEISNEIAGNIILEKEVSEKSANKDKLVKRADEYFNKMWYAEAAKLYEMALNKSQDNYSYQVLQKAGDAHYFNTNMEQAYKWYNILYENYSDEMSADNIFKYAHSLKGTGNYARSKKLMRLYNKRLKASSEPASAFNKQREIELDNILNTEKKFDIKNLKINSENSEFSPMFFGEDVVFASAMDSSVFNTRRYKWNNQPYLDLYVSKLNEESQELKNAVKFSKKVNTKYHEASVAFSPDNETMYFTRNNYGKKLKRDKKGINHLKIYRSKKVNGEWLEATEVSFNSDAYSTGHPAISSDGKKMYFVSDMPGSLGETDIFVVDINEDGSFSEPRNLGPEINTEQKEMFPFINDKKFYFSSDGHTGLGGLDVFEASFDAEKGFTEVRNLGKPINSNKDDFSYIVDEETQKGYFASNRDGGKGDDDIYSFKRLVLEEIPENKNAIAGVVTELITGDLMPKAMVELLDENNIKLKEVETAEDGSFIFEDLDSNTRYTLRTTGGDTYFEDERETATEDNTTVNVEVKLRKLQEMITVENGIRKLKTEMIHFNFDKSYIRPDAANELDKLVEVMNEYPDMVIKVESHTDSRGSAVYNKYLSGKRAESTRDYIISKGIAPERIQSATGYGEERLLNGCDGSVACTEQNHYLNRRSEFIIVEM
- a CDS encoding DUF6747 family protein, with protein sequence MEKIILVKEIYLEAFKNWKSYILENYFKVFSWLCFALLALAIYAFVFRVSTGFSFSNL
- a CDS encoding DUF4837 family protein, with product MKKLFFLPIFTFLLLSSCEEGEKKDYLPNSIGAYNTLTVVIDNELWNSEVGDRIRENFAAPALGLTWDEALFSITQIPPQVFSGAVRNTRAVLYVMEDSLSIAHMKKNMYAKPQKVGVIKGRTKDEIITNLNKKAPEFIEAFKKLELDEAQKRFLKSLSKEKALQNNFGVELNVPSIYKVGREEKDFVWIDRQIQKGNMNIIAYSVPWDTFKNDSTFVQDIVSMRDSIGRLFIPGEDIPGKENYMITEKAFSPYVFPVEIAGRKAAEVRGIWEMSGYPMAGPFLTYIINDKPNNRKLVLEGFTFAPATEKRDYMFELEAIMKTVRFTEK